From Lusitaniella coriacea LEGE 07157, a single genomic window includes:
- a CDS encoding universal stress protein, whose protein sequence is MGYQRILAALDRSSHSEAVFDQALTLAKQYGAKLMLFHCIAVENYGSYFVELDSEAMMKITRELHERLEQQRRMEQKWLSNYCQTALDCGVTAESGLKLGDAASSICNQANAWDADLIVLGRRGLTGMMEMLMGSVSNYVVHHATCEVLIVQGTQVEEN, encoded by the coding sequence ATGGGATATCAAAGAATTTTGGCAGCACTCGATCGATCGAGTCACAGCGAGGCGGTTTTCGACCAAGCATTAACCCTCGCCAAACAGTACGGTGCAAAGTTGATGCTTTTTCACTGTATTGCCGTTGAGAATTATGGCAGCTATTTCGTCGAGTTGGATAGCGAGGCGATGATGAAAATCACTCGCGAGTTGCACGAACGACTCGAACAGCAACGGCGGATGGAGCAAAAATGGCTTTCTAACTATTGTCAAACGGCGCTCGATTGCGGTGTTACAGCAGAGTCGGGTTTAAAGCTGGGAGACGCTGCATCGTCGATTTGCAACCAAGCAAACGCCTGGGATGCGGATCTCATCGTTTTGGGTCGTCGCGGACTGACGGGGATGATGGAGATGCTGATGGGGAGTGTGAGTAATTATGTGGTTCATCACGCAACTTGTGAAGTTTTAATCGTCCAGGGAACGCAAGTTGAGGAAAATTAA
- a CDS encoding DUF6745 domain-containing protein: MREIITGLTPQQQALISIYREKWLNAICLTRPIDRAEATAAIQLVYQALDLPQPKILFFDSPLGIVKEVLENPYPNNRSFERAYNKFSRQIVNHLDLGIYDQVEEEVYYYIYKREINRLAFKMYGWETWRVPDLWRKIWEGICEVLIDHQDKLYSTFRFLENCIDTIMIRDYKLCRIDFFISAINCHYDREKWHALTSLVRSCGFVLLGEQVCFVSDRPRKLCLDSSCHLHAEGEPAIEFADGFRAYLYHGIRLPEKYGKVCPKEWCSQWLLSEEDDELRRILIQEIGYDKICQELQTIQLDCWGEYTLLKIDSDIDVIPVHLLGISDPTTKKIRFCRVPPDLQTAKQAVEWIN, from the coding sequence CGCGCGGAAGCAACAGCCGCTATTCAACTTGTTTACCAAGCGCTCGATTTACCGCAACCTAAAATTCTTTTTTTTGACAGTCCTTTAGGCATTGTTAAAGAAGTTCTCGAAAATCCATATCCGAATAACCGATCGTTTGAACGTGCATACAATAAGTTTTCTCGACAAATCGTTAATCATCTCGATCTCGGAATTTACGACCAAGTTGAGGAGGAAGTCTATTATTACATCTATAAAAGAGAAATCAACCGTTTGGCTTTCAAGATGTATGGATGGGAAACCTGGAGAGTTCCCGATCTTTGGCGGAAAATATGGGAAGGAATCTGTGAAGTTTTAATTGACCATCAAGATAAATTATATAGCACCTTTAGATTTCTCGAAAATTGTATTGACACGATAATGATCCGAGATTATAAACTCTGTAGAATTGATTTCTTTATTTCAGCTATAAACTGTCATTACGATCGGGAGAAATGGCACGCATTAACATCCCTTGTTCGCAGTTGTGGATTTGTCTTGTTGGGCGAACAGGTCTGTTTTGTGAGCGATCGCCCGCGTAAACTCTGTCTCGACAGTTCGTGTCATCTTCACGCAGAAGGAGAACCTGCAATTGAATTTGCAGATGGTTTCCGAGCTTATCTTTATCATGGAATCAGATTGCCAGAAAAATATGGCAAGGTTTGCCCTAAAGAATGGTGTTCTCAATGGTTATTGTCAGAAGAAGATGACGAATTGCGGCGGATTTTAATCCAAGAGATTGGTTATGATAAAATCTGCCAAGAACTGCAAACTATTCAACTCGATTGCTGGGGAGAATATACTTTGCTGAAAATAGACTCAGATATTGATGTTATTCCAGTACATCTTTTGGGAATCAGCGATCCCACCACGAAGAAAATCCGTTTTTGCCGCGTTCCTCCCGACCTTCAAACGGCAAAACAAGCTGTTGAATGGATAAATTAA
- a CDS encoding glutathione S-transferase, protein MLTVHHLNNSRSQRVLWLLEELELQYEIKHYERDPETMLAPVSLREVHPLGKSPVITDGALTVTESGAIVEYLVECYGNGRLIPAPDTLERLRYTYWLHYAEGSAMPPLLLKLVFDEIEKKAMPFFVRPIAQIITGHTKSEFIEPQIALHLDYLEAELGKTQWFAGDEFTAADIQMSFPLEIATVRGELNTSRPKLMDFLDRIHTRPAYQRSLERGGAYDFMS, encoded by the coding sequence ATGCTGACTGTCCACCACCTCAATAACTCCCGTTCCCAGCGAGTGCTTTGGCTGCTAGAAGAACTGGAATTGCAATACGAAATCAAGCACTACGAACGCGACCCAGAGACAATGTTGGCTCCAGTATCGTTACGCGAGGTTCATCCACTCGGTAAGTCGCCCGTCATTACAGACGGTGCGTTAACCGTTACAGAATCCGGTGCCATCGTTGAGTATTTGGTCGAATGCTATGGCAACGGACGGCTGATCCCTGCGCCAGACACACTGGAGCGGCTGCGCTATACTTATTGGCTCCATTATGCAGAAGGATCGGCAATGCCACCACTACTGCTGAAGCTTGTTTTCGATGAAATTGAGAAGAAGGCAATGCCCTTTTTTGTGCGCCCGATCGCGCAAATCATTACGGGTCATACTAAAAGTGAATTTATTGAACCTCAGATTGCACTGCACCTGGATTATCTAGAAGCAGAACTCGGAAAAACTCAGTGGTTTGCTGGTGACGAATTTACTGCTGCCGACATCCAGATGAGTTTTCCCCTAGAGATTGCAACTGTAAGGGGAGAACTGAACACAAGTCGCCCAAAGCTTATGGACTTTTTAGATCGCATTCATACTCGTCCAGCCTACCAACGTTCTCTGGAGCGTGGCGGTGCGTATGACTTTATGAGTTAA
- a CDS encoding DUF1499 domain-containing protein — protein sequence MSVAQTKSRLSIFRILAIALVVIAIGWIVARMAFPNRPTIFASVPPEGIGVRTGQLAPCPSTPNCLSSQSSDPEHYIAPLSANEATEEQFSSLKSLIQQRDRAKIVAETDNYLYAEFTSPWMGFVDDVEFVLNSQGKSIDVRSASRLGESDLGANRKRVETIRQQLLQGKGSEA from the coding sequence ATGTCAGTCGCTCAAACAAAATCAAGACTTTCGATCTTCCGCATCCTCGCGATCGCGCTAGTTGTTATTGCCATCGGTTGGATCGTTGCAAGAATGGCATTTCCCAATCGTCCCACAATTTTTGCTAGCGTGCCGCCAGAGGGAATTGGCGTTCGCACCGGACAACTCGCACCTTGTCCGAGTACTCCCAATTGCCTCAGTTCCCAGAGCAGCGACCCGGAACATTATATTGCACCTTTAAGCGCCAACGAAGCGACTGAGGAGCAATTTAGCTCGCTAAAATCTCTCATCCAACAGCGCGATCGCGCGAAAATTGTTGCTGAAACCGATAATTACCTCTACGCTGAATTTACCAGCCCGTGGATGGGGTTTGTCGATGATGTAGAATTTGTTCTCAATAGCCAGGGAAAATCGATCGATGTTCGTTCCGCCTCGCGTTTGGGAGAATCCGATCTCGGAGCCAATCGCAAGCGCGTTGAAACCATCCGACAGCAACTCTTACAGGGAAAGGGTAGCGAAGCATAA
- a CDS encoding metallophosphoesterase, with translation MPAPLIVAQITDTHLFADPTQELYGIQTAQSLQAVLVYVQQLNPQPDLLLLTGDLSQDMSPKSYQQLSNYLAPFSFPIYWLPGNHDNPNIMQQIFNQGEIASSQSFSRENWHFLLLDLLHESRRVCQFKIENPSNQIQAQTKTFSAVTVAP, from the coding sequence ATGCCAGCACCCCTTATTGTTGCTCAAATCACCGATACGCATCTCTTTGCTGACCCGACTCAGGAACTTTATGGCATTCAAACCGCACAATCGCTACAAGCGGTTTTAGTTTATGTGCAACAACTCAATCCCCAACCGGATTTGCTCTTGCTCACTGGGGATTTATCCCAGGATATGTCCCCAAAATCCTACCAGCAATTATCAAATTATCTCGCTCCATTCTCGTTCCCTATTTACTGGTTACCGGGAAACCACGACAATCCCAACATCATGCAACAGATTTTTAACCAAGGCGAGATCGCGTCCAGTCAATCATTTTCTCGGGAAAACTGGCACTTTTTGTTATTAGACCTCCTGCATGAATCAAGAAGAGTGTGCCAGTTCAAAATTGAGAATCCCAGCAATCAGATTCAGGCGCAAACCAAAACGTTTTCTGCGGTTACGGTAGCGCCCTGA
- a CDS encoding GNAT family N-acetyltransferase gives MIRDATEADLPAIVGIYNASIPSRMATADTEPLSPESRLDWFRTHHPQKYPLWVIELNGEVVAWLSFRPFYGRPAYKSTVEISLYVDPEYHRQGFGRQLLQQAIADSPGFGFNTLVAFIFAHNEPSLRLFEQLSFREWGYLPGVAKFGEVECDLTIQGQRLSF, from the coding sequence ATGATTCGTGATGCGACTGAAGCAGACTTACCTGCAATTGTCGGGATTTATAATGCCTCAATCCCCAGTCGCATGGCAACGGCTGATACCGAACCCCTATCCCCAGAAAGCCGTTTGGACTGGTTTAGAACGCACCATCCCCAGAAATATCCCCTTTGGGTAATAGAACTGAATGGCGAGGTTGTGGCTTGGTTGAGCTTTCGACCCTTCTACGGACGACCGGCATACAAAAGCACTGTGGAGATTAGTCTTTATGTCGATCCTGAGTATCATCGACAAGGATTCGGACGACAACTTTTGCAACAGGCGATCGCGGACAGTCCCGGTTTTGGCTTTAATACCCTCGTGGCGTTTATTTTCGCCCACAACGAACCCAGTCTTCGCTTATTCGAGCAATTGAGTTTTAGGGAATGGGGATATTTACCGGGAGTGGCAAAATTTGGAGAGGTCGAGTGCGATTTGACCATTCAAGGACAGCGATTGAGTTTTTAA
- a CDS encoding helix-turn-helix domain-containing protein: protein MSLGIHETTVGRIIRKVEDILIGCGKFSLPSHRQLYQPDWEGKVMVVDVGEVEIERPKKNRNAITVGSKSAIRSKLKS from the coding sequence GTGAGTTTAGGGATTCATGAGACAACAGTGGGACGAATTATTCGCAAGGTAGAGGATATCCTAATCGGCTGTGGAAAGTTCAGCTTACCGAGTCATCGCCAACTCTATCAACCTGATTGGGAGGGAAAAGTGATGGTAGTCGATGTAGGAGAAGTCGAAATTGAGCGTCCTAAAAAAAACAGAAACGCTATTACAGTGGGAAGCAAAAGTGCCATACGCTCAAAGCTCAAGTCTTGA
- a CDS encoding universal stress protein, with product MSYQSILVALDGSSQGKIIFEKALELAKKNNAKMMLFHCLPFEQPEMAPYSDLYGQNLANFSRMMQESLVESEKDARQWLEAYRDRAIARNIQTEWTWKIGEAGKCICEIANNWNADLIVVGRRGRQGIAEVFLGSVSNYVIHRASCSVLVVQGITASE from the coding sequence ATGAGTTATCAAAGTATCCTCGTTGCACTTGACGGCTCGTCTCAAGGGAAAATTATTTTTGAGAAAGCTTTAGAACTGGCAAAAAAAAATAATGCAAAGATGATGCTGTTTCATTGTCTTCCCTTTGAACAGCCAGAAATGGCACCCTATAGCGATCTTTACGGTCAAAATTTGGCGAACTTTTCGCGAATGATGCAGGAGAGTTTAGTGGAGAGTGAGAAGGACGCGCGGCAATGGTTGGAAGCGTATCGCGATCGCGCGATCGCGCGCAACATTCAAACCGAATGGACTTGGAAAATTGGAGAGGCGGGAAAATGTATTTGCGAAATTGCCAACAATTGGAACGCAGATTTGATTGTAGTGGGTCGTCGGGGTCGTCAGGGAATTGCCGAAGTTTTTTTGGGTAGCGTGAGCAACTACGTCATTCATCGCGCATCTTGTTCGGTTTTAGTGGTGCAAGGTATTACTGCTTCCGAATAA
- a CDS encoding serine/threonine-protein kinase: MTNENQYILDDSIGQGTFSHTQKALISGSQQPVIIKTLAQTLRDRPEQEQFKQHFRNLARRLVRCKHPHLAKVVELFEEEGSPYIVYEFIPGTSLADRVEMEGSIPEAQALTFIRQVAAAVNALHEAGLHHLAIKPQNIIQRRDKEEVILVEFGLTCELNPNIKQTHANLLASGYAAPEQHDPEQSCSPATDIYALAATLYCLLVGNPPPPAPLLDRIPSSEWQQHLASCAPTVKNAILQGLIVDPLQRPQSVVQWLALLTPKPTPAPNKAVSSQKTSEKTVASPPSKPKTKPPAIAYQTATVPHASPKAKTHRPNSKPKFPLGALATVCAIAASAGMGFGFSLRFNSPSESGSSLWHLKQSFPPRSQESIPLPKPE, from the coding sequence ATGACAAACGAAAATCAATACATTCTCGATGATTCCATCGGTCAAGGAACCTTTAGCCATACGCAAAAAGCGTTAATTTCTGGTTCCCAACAACCCGTTATTATTAAGACCTTAGCTCAAACGCTGCGCGATCGCCCGGAACAAGAACAGTTCAAACAACACTTTAGAAACCTTGCTCGCCGTTTGGTTCGCTGCAAACATCCTCACCTTGCGAAGGTTGTCGAACTTTTTGAGGAAGAGGGATCGCCCTACATTGTTTACGAATTTATCCCCGGAACATCCCTTGCCGATCGCGTGGAAATGGAAGGAAGCATCCCCGAAGCCCAAGCCTTGACGTTTATTCGCCAGGTTGCAGCAGCAGTGAATGCTTTGCACGAAGCGGGTTTGCACCATTTAGCCATTAAACCGCAAAATATCATCCAGCGACGGGACAAGGAAGAAGTGATTTTGGTGGAATTTGGCTTAACCTGCGAACTCAATCCCAACATCAAACAAACTCACGCCAACCTTCTCGCATCCGGTTACGCCGCACCCGAACAGCACGATCCCGAACAATCCTGTTCCCCCGCAACGGACATTTACGCCCTAGCTGCAACTCTCTATTGCTTGCTGGTGGGCAATCCGCCGCCCCCCGCCCCCCTCTTGGATCGCATTCCGTCCTCGGAGTGGCAGCAGCATCTCGCTTCCTGCGCTCCAACGGTCAAAAATGCCATTTTACAAGGTTTAATCGTCGATCCCCTTCAGCGCCCTCAAAGTGTGGTTCAATGGCTTGCGTTATTAACCCCCAAACCCACTCCAGCGCCAAACAAAGCCGTTTCTTCACAAAAAACCTCAGAAAAAACCGTAGCCTCGCCGCCGAGCAAGCCCAAAACCAAACCTCCCGCGATCGCGTACCAGACTGCAACGGTTCCTCACGCTTCGCCAAAAGCCAAAACCCATCGCCCCAATTCTAAGCCCAAATTTCCCCTTGGTGCCTTGGCAACGGTTTGCGCGATCGCGGCTTCGGCAGGAATGGGATTCGGCTTTTCCCTGCGTTTTAATAGTCCAAGCGAGTCGGGTTCGAGCCTTTGGCATCTCAAACAATCTTTCCCCCCGCGATCTCAAGAGAGTATTCCCCTCCCCAAACCAGAATGA